The genomic segment CACTCGCCTCACGTGGCCTGCAGGGCTGGCCTGTGATTGGCCACTTGGCGTCACTCACTGAGTGCCGCCGCCGGAGAGGACCGGCCCCCTCACGTGACAGTGGAACGCCGCAGCGGCTCTCCTCAGCCAGCAAGTGGTAGTTTCGGGTTCACACGGAAACGGGCGTGCCATTTCCGCGCACGTCTGCAGATCCAGCGGTCGATTGGTCAAGTCTCCCATCGCTCCGCCCTCATCAGGAGGCGGGCAAACCGCGCCACGAGAGGGCCAGGATTGGCTGGCTCTGGAAGCGCGGGTGGTCCCCCTTCTACTGTCACATGGTGCGCGCTGTTTTCTTATCACGTGGCTGCCACCCAGGTAAGAGGCCGCTCTTCCTGGGGTTGTTTCTCCGTGTGACGTGTGGCCTCTGAGATCAACTCTCCTCTACCAGCGTAGGCCGCATGAGTAGGGGGCGGGCTCCCGCGGTCCTGCTCGGCGGAGTGGTGAGTGACCGGCCCCGTCCCGCCCCTTCCGGTCCTCGAAGCCTCGACCGCTACCTGCACCCCAAATCCCAGAGGTTGGCCCCCTGAGGTGTGAGTGAAATGAGCCTTTGCTTTACTTTTCCAAGTTTCTCTCTCACCTTCAGGGGCATTCTTCTTCGGGGTACATCAGAGGGAGGGCAGAGCCTGAGTAAGCAGAGGCTTCCCTGGGTGTAATTTCCTGGGCTGTTGGTGAGGAGAGATCGAATTCGCCTCCTGCTCTCAGGCTTCTCTGCTCCTGTCTTTTGTTTGGATGCCGGCGCTGCTGCCTGTGGCCTCCCGCCTTTTGTTGCTACCCCGAGCCCTGCTGACCATGGCCTCTGGAAGCCCTCCGACCCAGCCCTCGCCAGCCTCGGATTCCGGCTCCGGCTACGTTCCGGGCTCGGTGTCTGCAGCCTTTGTCACTTGCCCCAACGAGAAGGTCGCCAAGGAGATCGCCAGGTAGGGACCTCGATGTTCAGCGAGAAAGGATGATCATGAAGGGAGAGTTGGGGGTGGGGCAGAAGAGTGCCGCTTTCTCCTCTCTTCAGCTCTGCAAGCCTGTCTCTGGGCTGCCAGTACAAAAACTGGGGTCATGGGGCACTCTGAATGGGACTGTCTCTTCACTCCAGGGCTGTGGTGGAGAAGCGCCTAGCAGCCTGCGTCAACCTCATCCCTCAGATTACATCCATGTGAGTCATAGGAGTTGGGGGGTTAACCTAACTGTAGGAGCTGACTGGGAACCTCTTTCCTGGGGGAAATTCTTTGCTCCTCACAACTCTCCCCCTCTGACCTTTCAGCTATGAGTGGAAAGGGAAGATCGAGGAAGACAGTGAGGTGCTGATGGTGAGAAACATTTCCCCCACCCAACAAAATTTCCCCAATCCCTGACCCCTTTAGCCCTTACCCCTCTTCTGAGAAACTGAACTCAGTCCCACTCCTTGATTCAACCATGTTTATCTTTGTCCCTTAGATGATTAAAACCCAAAGTTCCTTGGTCCCGGCTTTGACAGATTTTGTTCGGTGAGAACTTTGAGATGTATGGGGTGACGGTGTGTACTGTGGGGGTGTACT from the Macaca mulatta isolate MMU2019108-1 chromosome 4, T2T-MMU8v2.0, whole genome shotgun sequence genome contains:
- the CUTA gene encoding protein CutA isoform X2; this translates as MPALLPVASRLLLLPRALLTMASGSPPTQPSPASDSGSGYVPGSVSAAFVTCPNEKVAKEIARAVVEKRLAACVNLIPQITSIYEWKGKIEEDSEVLMMIKTQSSLVPALTDFVRSVHPYEVAEVIALPVEQGNFPYLQWVRQVTESVSDSSTALP
- the CUTA gene encoding protein CutA (The RefSeq protein has 2 substitutions compared to this genomic sequence), yielding MSRGRAPAVLLGGVASLLLSFVWMPALLPVASRLLLLPRALLTMASGSPPTQPSPASDSGSGYVPGSVSAAFVTCPNEKVAKEIARAVVEKRLAACVNLIPQITSIYEWKGKIEEDSEVLMMIKTQSSLVPALTDFVRSVHPYEVAEVIALPVEQGNFPYLQWVHQVTESVSDSSTVLP
- the CUTA gene encoding protein CutA isoform X1 — protein: MSRGRAPAVLLGGVASLLLSFVWMPALLPVASRLLLLPRALLTMASGSPPTQPSPASDSGSGYVPGSVSAAFVTCPNEKVAKEIARAVVEKRLAACVNLIPQITSIYEWKGKIEEDSEVLMMIKTQSSLVPALTDFVRSVHPYEVAEVIALPVEQGNFPYLQWVRQVTESVSDSSTALP